A window from Aerococcus sp. Group 1 encodes these proteins:
- a CDS encoding penicillin-binding transpeptidase domain-containing protein translates to MALNDDKKKKVGEGMSHDFDKSAKRKGREKQAQVNSKTLRRKSPHWHNYLNRLNILLYIVFILFALLIFRLGYLQVVNGQAFQELVHMTEKNMSEESVPRGYIVDRNHKMLVDNEGLQAINYTRGPNVTGEDIAKTARKLASFIHLDTGEVTERDRKDYWIASNQDRLNERMSEEDLRLRDSELYEKQLSYVSKEDINFSGDDLEAVLIYKRMNGAYALTPTLIKNKDVSNEEIALVSEHSNEMPGVNTTMDWRREYPQKDLLRSVIGSVTSEEEGLPSDKAEYYLAQGYARNDRVGKSYLEAMHEDTLHGAKTKYETEINQRGEVVRTDKAYPGSMGNTVQLTIDTDFQKKIEEILEGYLHGSSTGKNNSIYVVASDPNNGEILAMAGKYRNEHGEIIDDALGTINSSFTMGSTVKGATVGAGYHYGVLKPGQENIFIDQPLYFTGTPRKASWWAAHNTSPVPINDVMALARSSNVYMIRTAMAIGGLPNYEAGMSLAGLDPETGNKLRNFYHQFGLGSSTGIDLQNEVTGLEGEGGNPGNYIDLAFGQYDTYTPMQLNQYVATIANGGKRYASHVLKQVLRENGEHESDTPQVVYQNQPKLLNAVQLSPEELGRIQQGFWSAANHPQGLSYNEFRGFPVTIAAKTGTAETGTEGIINSTFVSYAPYEHPKIALSVVIPEISASAYDKTAEVVGHKVLDAYYHKNN, encoded by the coding sequence TTGGCACTTAATGACGATAAGAAAAAGAAAGTAGGTGAAGGCATGTCGCATGACTTTGATAAGTCAGCTAAGCGCAAGGGGAGAGAAAAACAAGCCCAGGTTAATTCCAAGACTTTACGGCGGAAATCGCCCCATTGGCATAATTACCTGAATCGGCTAAACATTTTACTTTATATTGTATTTATTTTATTTGCTCTGCTTATCTTCCGCTTAGGCTACTTACAGGTTGTTAATGGTCAAGCCTTCCAAGAACTGGTCCACATGACTGAAAAGAATATGTCTGAAGAAAGTGTTCCTAGAGGTTATATTGTGGACCGTAACCATAAGATGTTGGTGGATAACGAGGGACTACAAGCCATTAATTACACCCGAGGCCCCAATGTCACGGGAGAAGATATAGCCAAGACTGCCCGGAAATTAGCTAGTTTTATTCATTTGGATACTGGGGAAGTCACAGAACGAGACCGAAAAGATTATTGGATTGCCAGCAATCAAGACCGCTTAAATGAGCGGATGTCAGAAGAAGACTTGCGGCTAAGGGATAGTGAACTTTATGAGAAGCAATTATCCTACGTCTCTAAAGAGGATATCAATTTTTCTGGGGATGATCTCGAAGCGGTTCTGATTTATAAGCGCATGAATGGGGCCTACGCCCTCACACCAACCTTGATTAAAAACAAGGATGTCAGCAATGAAGAAATTGCCCTGGTCAGTGAGCATAGTAATGAAATGCCTGGGGTCAATACCACCATGGATTGGCGCAGAGAATATCCACAAAAAGATTTACTCCGTTCAGTAATCGGTAGCGTGACTTCTGAAGAAGAAGGATTGCCGAGTGATAAGGCTGAATACTACCTGGCCCAAGGTTATGCCCGCAATGACCGGGTCGGTAAGTCTTACCTGGAAGCCATGCATGAAGATACCCTGCACGGCGCCAAGACCAAGTACGAAACTGAAATTAACCAAAGAGGCGAGGTCGTTAGAACCGACAAGGCATATCCTGGCTCCATGGGAAATACCGTTCAACTGACCATTGATACTGATTTTCAAAAGAAAATTGAAGAAATTTTGGAAGGCTACTTGCACGGGTCAAGTACCGGTAAAAATAATTCCATCTATGTGGTAGCCAGTGACCCTAATAATGGGGAGATCCTGGCCATGGCTGGTAAATACCGCAATGAACATGGCGAAATCATTGACGATGCCCTGGGAACTATTAATTCGTCCTTTACCATGGGATCTACAGTCAAAGGAGCCACAGTTGGGGCCGGTTACCATTATGGCGTCTTAAAACCGGGTCAAGAAAATATCTTTATTGACCAACCGCTTTACTTTACTGGGACACCAAGGAAGGCTTCCTGGTGGGCAGCCCACAATACTAGCCCCGTTCCTATTAATGATGTCATGGCTCTGGCAAGGTCTTCCAATGTCTATATGATCCGGACTGCAATGGCTATCGGGGGCTTACCCAACTATGAAGCAGGGATGTCCTTGGCTGGTTTAGATCCAGAAACGGGTAATAAGTTGCGTAATTTTTACCATCAATTTGGTTTAGGAAGCTCGACCGGTATTGACCTACAAAATGAAGTGACTGGTCTGGAAGGTGAAGGGGGTAACCCTGGTAACTATATTGACTTGGCTTTTGGTCAATATGATACCTATACGCCCATGCAATTGAACCAATATGTAGCAACTATCGCTAACGGTGGTAAACGCTATGCCAGCCATGTGCTTAAACAAGTGCTCAGAGAAAATGGTGAGCATGAGTCTGACACCCCTCAAGTGGTTTATCAAAACCAACCTAAATTGTTGAATGCCGTACAATTAAGTCCAGAAGAACTGGGACGAATTCAACAAGGTTTCTGGTCAGCAGCCAACCATCCCCAAGGTCTCTCATATAATGAATTTAGAGGTTTCCCGGTGACTATTGCTGCTAAAACTGGTACGGCGGAAACAGGGACCGAAGGGATAATTAACTCGACCTTTGTTTCTTACGCGCCTTACGAACACCCTAAGATTGCCTTATCGGTAGTCATTCCTGAAATCAGTGCCTCAGCTTATGATAAGACAGCAGAAGTTGTTGGACACAAAGTCTTGGATGCCTATTACCATAAAAATAATTAA
- a CDS encoding YfhO family protein yields MKNFSKINAVKRSLLLAAGLPVLILVFIYLFQGIFPFGNQTILTVDLGQQYIDFFQYYRETLLGNWQQIFYSFQKGMGGEMVGTWTYYLMSPFNLLLLLFPQKALPIACVCLVLAKSAAASASFLWLLYKNYGDHGPLTISFACFYSLMGYFSANQLNIMWLDGLVFLPLIILGIQDLIHHKRSTYYIISLALLLIANYYIGYMVCLFAVLFFLYELFGAQFTKRLKPARFSFKQYFTRVLRFILSSLAGAGLAAFTLIPTYFALAQSKGSYQELRFDWSFAYPLWQLISKLVVGPFNFDQMPEGLPNIFVPSLAILAGLVFFLQRRFSWQEKLMSFLVLAFLLLSMNVKALNLIWHGFQYPIWYPYRFSFVFSFFVLYLAYRTLRQVEPLSNQPAIVTLCLIGLSTLTLALHYQDFSYISPNSLLFSTIAFVFSFFGLYYLSHSSKKTAPLLLLSALALIESMTNTALTLNSISYLNYDSYAQYLEVSQPLLARLQDDSGEDFYRIAKTFQRTKNDPMQLSYYGLDHFNSTIERSTTELFKALGQPTTTGSVNYSNGSLVTDSLFNVRYLINSQVQSQKEIEDKAYERRLVSHRPDFNHYPLLDQVQGFSVFKNPYALSLGFLVNEAISQMDLKPDQPIDNQDKLLAYLNDQDDRSTKDSSLDFFQVRDFKRMDLTNLESDDPSRINTSYHKKDRESKSFIDFTLKIDSKQAYYLTVPGDLSEDDVTYYLDGKKLNYDKSYNSTQVFNIANQSTPGERIFTIEVKADSINLSQLNLYSLANQTFDQVMNSVADQKLHINRFTDNHIKGSFEGKANDQALLLAIPYNEGWRAQVNGKKVNLESVLDRSMMVIKEIPQGENQLELRFRPQGLTLGVIISLSHILVLWSLYRIKRK; encoded by the coding sequence ATGAAGAATTTTTCCAAAATAAATGCAGTTAAACGGTCGCTCTTATTAGCGGCCGGCCTCCCAGTTTTAATCCTGGTCTTTATTTACCTGTTTCAAGGTATCTTTCCCTTTGGCAATCAGACGATTTTAACTGTGGACTTAGGCCAGCAGTATATTGATTTCTTCCAATATTACCGGGAGACCCTGCTAGGCAATTGGCAGCAAATCTTCTACTCTTTCCAAAAGGGAATGGGAGGAGAGATGGTAGGAACTTGGACTTATTATTTAATGAGTCCCTTTAACCTCCTACTCCTCCTATTTCCCCAAAAGGCTCTACCCATAGCCTGTGTCTGCCTGGTCCTAGCCAAGAGCGCTGCTGCTAGTGCCAGTTTTCTCTGGCTACTTTACAAAAATTATGGCGACCACGGTCCCTTGACCATCAGCTTTGCCTGTTTCTATAGTTTAATGGGCTATTTTTCAGCTAACCAACTCAACATCATGTGGTTAGATGGCCTGGTCTTCTTGCCCTTAATCATCCTAGGCATCCAAGACCTTATCCACCACAAAAGGAGCACTTATTATATCATTAGCCTGGCTCTCTTATTGATAGCCAATTATTATATCGGTTATATGGTTTGTCTTTTTGCTGTGCTCTTCTTTCTTTATGAACTCTTTGGCGCCCAATTTACCAAGAGACTTAAACCAGCAAGATTCTCATTCAAGCAATATTTTACTAGAGTCCTGCGCTTTATTTTGTCTTCCCTGGCAGGCGCCGGACTAGCGGCTTTCACCCTTATTCCGACCTACTTTGCCCTGGCCCAAAGTAAAGGCAGCTACCAAGAGCTTCGTTTTGACTGGTCCTTTGCCTATCCACTCTGGCAGCTTATCAGCAAATTGGTGGTTGGCCCCTTTAACTTTGACCAAATGCCGGAGGGGTTACCTAATATCTTTGTTCCTTCCCTGGCCATTTTAGCTGGCCTAGTGTTTTTCCTGCAAAGGCGGTTCAGCTGGCAGGAAAAACTGATGAGTTTTTTGGTCTTAGCTTTCTTACTCTTGTCCATGAATGTTAAAGCCTTAAATTTAATTTGGCATGGCTTTCAATATCCTATCTGGTACCCCTACCGTTTTTCCTTTGTCTTTTCCTTTTTCGTCCTTTACCTAGCTTATCGGACTTTAAGACAAGTAGAGCCTCTCAGTAATCAGCCAGCCATTGTGACCCTTTGCCTAATTGGTTTATCTACCCTGACCTTGGCCTTACACTACCAGGATTTTTCTTATATTAGCCCTAATAGCCTACTTTTCTCAACAATAGCCTTTGTGTTTAGTTTTTTTGGCCTTTACTATCTCAGTCACTCCAGTAAGAAAACGGCTCCCTTGCTACTTTTGTCTGCCTTGGCTTTGATTGAAAGCATGACCAATACTGCTTTAACCTTAAACTCTATTTCTTATCTGAACTATGACAGCTATGCCCAGTATTTAGAAGTCAGTCAACCGCTTTTAGCTCGTTTACAGGATGATTCCGGCGAAGATTTCTACCGCATTGCTAAGACCTTTCAACGGACTAAAAATGACCCCATGCAATTGTCCTACTATGGATTAGACCATTTTAATTCAACCATTGAAAGATCGACCACCGAGCTTTTTAAAGCTTTGGGCCAACCGACAACCACTGGTTCAGTCAATTACTCGAATGGCAGCCTGGTAACGGATAGCCTCTTTAATGTTAGGTATCTGATTAATAGTCAAGTCCAAAGCCAAAAAGAGATCGAAGATAAGGCCTATGAACGCCGCTTAGTTAGCCACCGTCCCGATTTTAACCATTATCCTCTGCTTGACCAGGTCCAAGGTTTTTCTGTTTTTAAGAACCCCTACGCCCTGTCGCTCGGCTTTCTAGTCAATGAAGCGATCAGTCAAATGGACTTAAAGCCTGACCAACCGATCGATAACCAAGATAAACTCTTGGCCTATCTCAATGATCAAGACGATCGATCGACTAAGGACAGCTCTCTGGATTTCTTCCAGGTCAGAGACTTTAAGCGAATGGATTTAACTAACCTAGAAAGTGATGACCCCAGTCGGATTAATACCAGCTACCATAAGAAGGACCGAGAGAGTAAAAGTTTTATCGACTTTACCCTAAAAATTGATAGCAAGCAAGCCTACTACTTGACTGTACCAGGGGATTTATCGGAGGACGATGTGACATATTACTTAGATGGCAAAAAGCTAAACTATGATAAAAGTTACAATTCTACCCAAGTCTTTAATATTGCCAACCAATCCACCCCGGGAGAAAGGATTTTTACCATCGAGGTAAAAGCGGATAGTATCAACCTTTCCCAGCTAAACCTCTATTCCTTAGCTAACCAAACTTTCGATCAGGTGATGAATAGCGTGGCGGATCAAAAACTACATATTAACCGCTTCACTGATAACCACATTAAAGGAAGCTTTGAAGGCAAAGCGAATGACCAAGCTCTCCTCCTTGCCATCCCCTATAATGAAGGCTGGCGGGCCCAGGTCAATGGTAAAAAAGTCAATTTGGAATCGGTTTTAGACCGGAGTATGATGGTCATTAAAGAAATCCCCCAAGGAGAAAATCAACTAGAACTCCGTTTTCGTCCCCAAGGATTAACCTTAGGTGTGATTATTTCCTTATCCCATATCCTTGTTTTGTGGTCGCTTTACCGAATCAAACGGAAATAA
- a CDS encoding methyltransferase domain-containing protein, whose protein sequence is MKSMALFDDLAGDYDSWYQGEVGAFVDQIEADLAFSLVDVQAGMSVLDAGCGTGNYSIRLAQAGAQVQAIDISSQMLKEAKRKAETLDLPIAFQKMDMNHLDFPRETFDLIFSMTAIEFIADLEAFIASCFDLLKPGGYLLIGSITESGDWGQYYQEKKDSIYNYAHFRDTQDFIKHYPKQFLGYREGLYLPVHPDVDLDLASQEANYAKSASPSFTCVLWQKAGEK, encoded by the coding sequence GTGAAGTCAATGGCCTTATTTGATGATCTAGCAGGAGATTATGATAGCTGGTACCAAGGGGAAGTCGGGGCTTTTGTCGATCAGATTGAAGCGGACCTGGCTTTTTCCTTAGTTGATGTTCAGGCAGGCATGTCGGTCTTAGATGCAGGTTGCGGCACAGGCAATTATAGCATCCGCCTGGCTCAAGCGGGAGCTCAAGTGCAAGCGATCGATATTTCCAGCCAAATGTTAAAAGAAGCAAAAAGGAAAGCGGAGACGCTGGACCTGCCCATTGCCTTTCAAAAAATGGATATGAATCACTTAGATTTCCCCAGGGAGACGTTTGACCTGATCTTTTCTATGACCGCTATTGAATTTATTGCGGATTTAGAAGCCTTTATTGCCTCCTGCTTTGACTTATTAAAGCCGGGGGGCTATCTCTTAATCGGTTCCATTACTGAGTCTGGAGACTGGGGGCAATACTATCAAGAGAAAAAAGACTCCATTTATAATTATGCCCATTTCCGAGATACCCAAGACTTTATAAAACACTACCCTAAGCAGTTTCTTGGCTACCGCGAAGGGCTATATCTCCCTGTTCACCCTGATGTTGACCTTGATTTAGCCAGTCAGGAAGCCAACTATGCTAAATCCGCTAGCCCAAGTTTCACCTGTGTGCTCTGGCAAAAAGCTGGAGAGAAATAA
- a CDS encoding DUF1189 family protein, whose product MKTLRLFFDSIFRFKDTLVAFYMTLKHKLVYILLLSLMMTLPAIQPSYQLLHTVRGNGPSIIQSIPDFTIENNQLVSEKDQAFINKTDFLNYVYNPKDQISQEDLKKIDSSALTIYTNPKISHSPLWVSNKAFLMLTLART is encoded by the coding sequence TTGAAAACCTTACGTTTATTCTTTGATAGTATCTTTCGCTTTAAAGATACACTTGTGGCTTTTTATATGACTTTGAAGCATAAATTAGTCTACATTTTATTATTGAGCCTTATGATGACCCTACCGGCTATCCAACCCAGCTACCAGCTACTTCATACGGTGAGAGGCAATGGGCCCAGCATTATCCAATCCATACCCGATTTTACAATTGAAAATAACCAACTAGTCAGCGAAAAGGACCAGGCCTTTATCAATAAGACTGATTTCTTAAACTATGTCTATAATCCCAAAGACCAAATCAGTCAAGAAGACCTTAAAAAAATCGATTCATCAGCCCTAACCATTTATACCAACCCAAAAATATCACATTCTCCTTTATGGGTCAGCAACAAAGCTTTCCTTATGCTGACTTTAGCACGGACTTAG
- a CDS encoding DUF1189 family protein, which translates to MGQQQSFPYADFSTDLDSQGQKQIIQSLTQFQPWVYLLVFLGIFLFNSLQVSLLALVIALFMAPMAITRKLQLTLGKRYNFALTAMTFPLVLIQLVHLFGYQVTFSFYIILFTALIRIWAFTKQIKVVKIDPKQWDANKDQVKNDKNLVNLDKQDEDTARGQKDDLDHTDKNDD; encoded by the coding sequence ATGGGTCAGCAACAAAGCTTTCCTTATGCTGACTTTAGCACGGACTTAGATAGCCAAGGGCAAAAGCAAATCATCCAAAGCCTGACACAATTCCAACCTTGGGTCTATCTCTTAGTCTTTTTAGGGATTTTTCTATTTAATAGCTTACAGGTAAGTCTATTAGCCCTAGTGATTGCCTTGTTTATGGCACCCATGGCCATTACCCGTAAATTGCAATTGACCCTTGGCAAGCGCTATAATTTTGCCCTAACGGCCATGACTTTTCCTCTAGTTCTTATCCAATTGGTTCATCTCTTTGGTTACCAAGTAACCTTTTCTTTTTACATCATCCTCTTTACTGCTTTAATCCGTATCTGGGCCTTTACCAAACAGATTAAAGTGGTAAAGATTGACCCTAAGCAATGGGACGCCAACAAAGATCAAGTGAAAAACGATAAGAACTTAGTAAACTTAGACAAACAAGATGAAGACACCGCCCGAGGCCAAAAAGATGACCTTGATCATACCGATAAAAATGATGACTAA
- a CDS encoding DEAD/DEAH box helicase: MSFKDYHFQPFIEAALEKLAFKEPTPIQKKVIPVIQAGKSLVAQSQTGSGKSHAFLLPLIDQLKPANFTQLVITAPSRELADQLYQTAQQLVGDSDFDFHIERAYGGTDTKRQKERLENQDPQVVIGTPGRLLDLVTEGSINVHKVEHFVVDEADMTLDMGFLHTVDQIASRMPDDLKIYVFSATIPEKLRPFLRKYLEHPEWIQVANEKLISPTITNILLPLRGRSKDDLLKQALTMGEPYLVLIFANTIEEVDQLYLKLKQWGLSVAKLHGDLDSRERRRVMRQIQHLDYQYVVATDLAARGIDIEGVSHVVNYDIPKELEFFIHRVGRTGRQGMKGIALTFYHPDQEKAIRWLEDRGIHFEVKDIKNGQWVEVKDHKERQLRKDRHQEETDHVVKGMINRNKKRKVKPGYKKKLDRQIKAYKRDKYNKKQRQTARQKRKQNKENNR; encoded by the coding sequence ATGTCATTTAAAGATTACCATTTCCAGCCTTTTATTGAGGCGGCCTTAGAAAAATTAGCCTTTAAAGAACCTACCCCGATTCAAAAGAAAGTTATTCCCGTTATTCAAGCAGGAAAAAGCCTAGTTGCCCAAAGTCAAACCGGATCAGGGAAGTCCCATGCTTTCTTGCTCCCCTTAATTGACCAATTAAAACCGGCTAATTTTACCCAATTAGTCATTACGGCACCGAGCCGGGAATTAGCTGACCAGTTGTATCAAACCGCCCAACAGCTTGTTGGTGATAGTGACTTTGATTTTCATATTGAAAGGGCCTATGGGGGGACCGACACCAAGCGGCAAAAAGAACGCTTAGAAAATCAAGACCCACAAGTGGTGATTGGGACTCCAGGTCGCTTATTAGACTTAGTGACTGAAGGGTCGATCAATGTCCATAAAGTAGAACACTTTGTTGTGGATGAGGCGGATATGACTTTGGATATGGGCTTTTTACATACGGTTGACCAAATCGCCAGTCGGATGCCCGATGATTTGAAGATTTACGTCTTTTCCGCCACCATCCCAGAGAAATTACGTCCCTTCCTTAGAAAGTACTTGGAACATCCAGAATGGATCCAAGTTGCCAACGAAAAGCTGATTTCCCCAACTATTACCAATATCTTACTCCCCTTAAGAGGGCGGTCCAAAGATGACCTGCTCAAGCAAGCCTTAACCATGGGCGAACCCTATTTGGTCCTTATTTTTGCAAATACCATCGAGGAAGTGGACCAACTCTATTTAAAACTCAAGCAGTGGGGGCTATCGGTAGCTAAGTTGCACGGCGATCTGGACAGTCGCGAACGGCGGCGGGTCATGCGTCAAATCCAACACCTTGATTATCAATATGTGGTGGCTACGGATCTAGCTGCCCGCGGGATTGACATTGAAGGGGTCTCCCATGTGGTTAACTATGATATTCCTAAAGAGTTAGAATTCTTTATCCACCGGGTAGGCCGTACGGGGCGGCAAGGAATGAAGGGCATTGCCTTGACCTTCTACCATCCTGACCAAGAAAAGGCGATTCGCTGGTTAGAAGATCGTGGGATCCACTTTGAGGTGAAAGACATTAAAAACGGTCAATGGGTCGAAGTCAAAGACCATAAGGAACGGCAATTAAGAAAAGACCGCCACCAAGAGGAAACGGACCACGTTGTTAAGGGGATGATTAACCGTAATAAGAAAAGGAAAGTTAAACCCGGTTATAAGAAAAAACTCGACCGGCAAATTAAAGCATATAAACGAGACAAATATAATAAAAAACAAAGACAAACTGCTCGGCAAAAACGCAAGCAAAATAAAGAAAACAACCGTTAA